One window from the genome of Haloprofundus halobius encodes:
- a CDS encoding S9 family peptidase yields MRHVSATDYHDIARPEHPQLSPDGERVAFVRKVPKDDESYEATVHVVPADGSGEPRRFTVDEGVDSDPRWSPSGDRLAFVSTRGEDDDRPQLWVMPADGGEARQVTEVPGGVSAPVWSPDGERIAFVQATTEEEREAELDLSIADEEEYERETPDPRVVDRLVYRQLARYIDGTRGHVYVADVESGDVERLTDGDYDHGSPSWSDETTLYYTSKRTEDPDDNVYVDVFAYDTDAGEEERVLQTTGWGTDLAVAGDGRVVYARTPEDRTSMRQTDLELFDPESGETTVLTADLDRTVGAVGFQWDPAEEFVHFVTPDEGDFVCRRVDDAGAAVEVVAGDGHITDISAGDEAVAFAKSEWDHPGDVFIARGEETTRLTELNADYLADVEVGEPEELRFESDDGVEVQGWVLTPPDFDPEETYPLAVEIHGGPHAMWSTTGTMWHEFQTLAARGYVVFWSNPRGSTGYGESFAMAIERDWGDVTMTDVMAGAELVADRDYVDAENAFVTGGSFGGFMTGWIVGHTDFFEGAVAQRGVYDLSSFYGSTDAFKLVEWDFGATPWEDPEFLWEQSPVAHAANATTPTLVVHSDNDFRVPVNNGEMFYLFLKKNGVDTRLVRYPREGHELSRSGEPGHVVDRIERITRWFDGYSDHHDVPPALERGDDGLSAGGDENDEE; encoded by the coding sequence ATGCGACACGTCAGCGCCACTGACTACCACGACATCGCCAGACCCGAACATCCCCAGCTCTCTCCCGACGGCGAGCGGGTCGCTTTCGTCCGCAAAGTGCCGAAGGACGACGAGTCCTACGAGGCGACAGTGCACGTCGTTCCCGCCGACGGCAGCGGCGAGCCGCGGCGGTTCACCGTCGACGAGGGCGTCGACAGCGACCCGCGCTGGAGTCCGAGCGGCGACCGACTCGCGTTCGTCTCGACGCGCGGCGAGGACGACGACCGGCCGCAGCTGTGGGTGATGCCAGCCGACGGCGGCGAGGCCCGGCAGGTCACGGAGGTTCCCGGCGGCGTCAGCGCACCCGTGTGGAGCCCCGACGGCGAGCGAATCGCGTTCGTGCAGGCGACGACCGAAGAGGAACGGGAGGCGGAACTCGACCTGAGCATCGCCGACGAGGAGGAGTACGAACGCGAGACACCGGATCCGCGCGTCGTCGACCGCCTCGTCTACCGGCAACTCGCGCGATACATCGACGGCACGCGCGGCCACGTCTACGTCGCCGACGTCGAATCGGGCGACGTAGAACGCCTCACCGACGGCGACTACGACCACGGTAGCCCCTCCTGGAGCGACGAGACGACGCTGTACTATACGTCGAAGCGCACCGAGGATCCGGACGACAACGTCTACGTCGACGTGTTCGCCTACGACACCGACGCCGGCGAGGAGGAGCGCGTCCTCCAGACGACTGGGTGGGGCACGGACCTCGCCGTCGCCGGTGACGGCCGCGTCGTCTACGCGCGGACGCCCGAGGACCGCACCTCGATGCGACAGACCGACCTCGAACTGTTCGACCCCGAGTCGGGAGAGACGACGGTGCTGACGGCCGACCTCGACCGCACCGTCGGCGCGGTCGGCTTCCAGTGGGACCCCGCCGAGGAGTTCGTCCACTTCGTCACGCCCGACGAGGGCGACTTCGTCTGCCGTCGGGTCGACGACGCGGGCGCGGCAGTCGAAGTCGTCGCGGGCGACGGCCACATCACCGACATCTCGGCGGGCGACGAGGCAGTCGCCTTCGCGAAGAGCGAGTGGGACCACCCCGGCGACGTGTTTATCGCACGTGGCGAAGAGACGACGCGACTCACCGAACTCAACGCCGACTACCTCGCCGACGTGGAGGTGGGCGAACCCGAAGAACTCCGGTTCGAGTCCGACGACGGCGTCGAGGTGCAGGGATGGGTACTCACGCCGCCCGATTTCGACCCCGAGGAGACGTATCCGCTCGCCGTCGAGATTCACGGCGGCCCGCATGCGATGTGGTCGACTACGGGGACGATGTGGCATGAGTTCCAGACGCTCGCCGCGCGCGGCTACGTCGTCTTCTGGTCGAATCCGCGGGGATCGACCGGCTACGGCGAGTCGTTCGCGATGGCCATCGAGCGCGACTGGGGCGACGTGACGATGACCGACGTGATGGCGGGCGCGGAGCTCGTCGCCGACCGCGACTACGTCGACGCGGAGAACGCGTTCGTCACCGGCGGCTCGTTCGGCGGCTTCATGACCGGCTGGATAGTCGGCCACACCGACTTCTTCGAGGGTGCGGTCGCCCAGCGCGGCGTCTACGACCTCTCGTCGTTCTACGGATCGACCGACGCGTTCAAACTCGTCGAGTGGGATTTCGGCGCGACGCCGTGGGAGGACCCCGAGTTCCTCTGGGAGCAGTCGCCGGTCGCCCACGCCGCGAACGCGACGACGCCGACGCTCGTCGTCCACTCGGACAACGACTTCCGCGTCCCGGTCAACAACGGCGAGATGTTCTACCTCTTCCTGAAGAAGAACGGCGTCGACACCCGCCTCGTGCGCTACCCGCGCGAGGGCCACGAACTCTCGCGGTCGGGCGAACCGGGCCACGTGGTCGACCGTATAGAGCGCATCACCCGCTGGTTCGACGGCTACTCGGACCACCACGACGTGCCGCCCGCGCTGGAGCGCGGCGACGACGGCCTCTCGGCTGGAGGCGACGAGAACGACGAGGAGTAA
- a CDS encoding TAXI family TRAP transporter solute-binding subunit, whose product MARYLNRRKFITATGAAGLVGLAGCSQGGNGDGDGGNDTDGGNGGNGDGGNGGNGDGDGGNDTDGGNGDGGDTQLTWHAGGTGGTYYPLSNQFKSVVEANTDYTLQVQSTGASVENAGSLGSGDADFALLQNDVAYFAVNGEGIEAFEGNAIPNIRGVATLYPETIHVVTPGNSDIESVQDLEGATINTGDLGSGTQVDARQILEAVGIQDYTEQNTDFSQAAEQIQNGDVDAAFVVGGWPVGAIEDLANNSNIRIVEISGDAREQVKEAGSYFADDEIPAGTYSGIDEPVQTVAVQAMIATNEEQSEEVVQSVTEAIFENTDEINIKQEFITVESAQDGMSIDLHPGAQAYFDEADTGGSGNETGGNETDGNETSGNESS is encoded by the coding sequence ATGGCTCGCTATCTCAATCGGCGGAAGTTCATTACTGCAACTGGTGCGGCCGGACTCGTCGGTCTGGCCGGCTGCTCTCAGGGCGGCAACGGCGACGGTGACGGCGGTAACGACACCGACGGCGGGAACGGTGGCAACGGCGACGGCGGGAACGGTGGCAACGGCGACGGTGACGGCGGTAACGACACCGACGGCGGTAACGGCGACGGCGGCGACACCCAACTCACGTGGCACGCCGGCGGCACCGGCGGCACGTACTACCCGCTGTCGAACCAGTTCAAGAGCGTCGTCGAGGCGAACACCGACTACACCCTGCAGGTGCAGTCGACGGGTGCCAGCGTCGAGAACGCCGGCAGTCTCGGCAGCGGCGACGCCGACTTCGCGCTCCTGCAGAACGACGTCGCGTACTTCGCGGTCAACGGCGAAGGTATCGAGGCGTTCGAGGGGAACGCCATCCCGAACATCCGCGGCGTGGCGACGCTCTACCCCGAGACCATCCACGTGGTGACGCCCGGTAACTCCGACATCGAGTCGGTTCAGGACCTCGAAGGCGCGACCATCAACACCGGCGACCTCGGCAGCGGCACACAGGTCGACGCGCGACAGATCCTCGAAGCGGTCGGCATTCAGGACTACACCGAGCAGAACACCGACTTCTCGCAGGCCGCCGAGCAGATCCAGAACGGCGACGTCGACGCGGCGTTCGTCGTCGGCGGCTGGCCCGTCGGCGCCATCGAGGACCTCGCGAACAACAGCAACATCCGCATCGTCGAGATCTCCGGTGACGCGCGCGAGCAGGTCAAAGAGGCCGGCTCGTACTTCGCCGACGACGAGATTCCCGCCGGCACGTACAGCGGCATCGACGAACCGGTCCAGACCGTCGCCGTGCAGGCGATGATCGCGACCAACGAGGAACAGTCCGAGGAGGTCGTCCAGTCGGTCACCGAGGCGATCTTCGAGAACACCGACGAGATCAACATCAAACAGGAGTTCATCACCGTCGAGAGCGCCCAGGACGGGATGTCCATCGACCTGCACCCCGGCGCGCAGGCGTACTTCGACGAGGCCGACACCGGCGGCAGCGGCAACGAAACCGGCGGTAACGAGACCGACGGCAACGAGACGAGCGGCAACGAATCGAGCTAA
- a CDS encoding DUF1850 domain-containing protein, which produces MSDGLGRRSVGLALASVVVLALVLAGGAAAVQSERVLVVEDAETGERLLATPVENGTTVTLAYNHSVEGSPVRDVYAVRGDELVMTRMEFASYGWGFPAQANVTRENGSFVYRPDDVRLSELHVSPGGVAEHRLHVDDKTYDLVARSDGETVRVHLEHRTKLQRMMP; this is translated from the coding sequence ATGAGCGACGGCCTCGGCCGACGGTCGGTCGGTCTCGCGCTCGCGTCGGTCGTCGTGCTCGCACTCGTTCTCGCCGGTGGCGCGGCGGCCGTCCAGTCCGAGCGCGTCCTCGTCGTCGAAGACGCCGAGACGGGCGAGCGACTGCTCGCGACGCCCGTCGAGAACGGCACAACGGTGACGCTCGCGTACAACCACAGCGTCGAGGGCAGTCCCGTCCGCGACGTGTACGCCGTCCGCGGCGACGAACTCGTGATGACGCGCATGGAGTTCGCGTCGTACGGTTGGGGGTTCCCCGCGCAGGCGAACGTCACCCGTGAAAACGGTAGTTTCGTCTACCGTCCCGACGACGTTCGACTGTCGGAACTGCACGTCTCGCCCGGCGGCGTCGCTGAACATAGACTCCACGTCGACGACAAGACGTACGACCTCGTCGCGCGCTCGGACGGTGAGACCGTCCGAGTTCACCTCGAACACCGAACGAAACTACAGCGAATGATGCCATGA
- a CDS encoding TRAP transporter permease codes for MTVDDTPQDEELSEEEKQELIDELERKRNLRGVAAVVVAFIGIAFSAFQMWLAARGFIFEVTFPFVGTVRLAALQQLQIRAIHVVFALILAFMLYPATSGDGFFSRRLSRVVPGLERRYGVEHPMTRAATRLRSGVRWAIADPHRRRVTPVDVVLVLFSALTAAYMITDYDEIQTLRALGLGSGRTTAEVYSFLAPLVDAVSALGVPLDEVSYAFVLGAIGVLLVLEATRRTLGTLLMVIVSTFILYARYAGNIPQDLPYLGILSTPSASWDSVIQNLWYNTANGVFGVPVEVSVRYIYIFVLFGAFLEMSGAGQWFIDLAYSMTGSRKGGPAKASILSSGFMGTISGSSIANTVTTGAFTIPLMKRSGYRPEFAGGVEASASSGGQILPPVMGAAAFLIVEFVGVSYDTVIVAAAIPAIVFFFGVWVMVHLEASREGIGGVDPSELVAVGSHLRSGWYYLAPIALLLVYLIGIRYSVSRSAWYTIVAIIALIALVATYNERTRVPLLGTIAALFAAEAVARLLTGAGIVGAMTGAGTGGMAPRAALDAAAGQLGTIIILVSAAFLLARPRAASPLLEYDPAVDESAAKTADAFGRRSLADNNAYRFGTFILKSMESGARTATVVVVAVAAAGVIPGVISVSGLGPNLVALIEAVSGGSLILLLLITAISSIILGMGMPTTVTYIILVALLGGAISELANIPLLAAHLFILYFGVIADITPPVAVAAYAASGVAKSDPFKTGVEAFTLSLNKAVVPFAFVFSPGILLIRGQSTEQYHIINFADVADLGYFVPEVVVPIVGLFLGVFALGPTIIGYLYSPVGSVERSLFALSSILLMAPQMLLNPLFTILSGAGMSVGVEILTLDLLLRLVGGVLLGALTLRNRRQMDGARAEPSSSATTTD; via the coding sequence ATGACTGTCGACGATACACCCCAGGACGAGGAACTCTCCGAGGAGGAGAAACAGGAACTCATCGACGAACTCGAACGGAAACGGAACCTTCGCGGCGTCGCCGCCGTCGTCGTCGCGTTCATCGGAATCGCGTTCTCGGCGTTTCAGATGTGGCTCGCCGCGCGCGGGTTCATCTTCGAGGTAACGTTCCCGTTCGTCGGGACGGTGCGTCTCGCCGCGCTCCAGCAGCTACAGATTCGCGCGATACACGTCGTCTTCGCGCTCATCCTCGCGTTCATGCTCTACCCGGCGACGTCGGGCGACGGCTTCTTCTCGCGGCGACTCTCGCGGGTCGTCCCCGGCCTCGAACGGAGATACGGGGTCGAACATCCAATGACGCGGGCGGCGACGCGTCTCCGCTCGGGCGTCCGCTGGGCTATCGCCGACCCGCACCGTCGGCGAGTGACGCCTGTCGACGTCGTGCTCGTGTTGTTCTCGGCGCTGACGGCGGCGTACATGATAACCGACTATGACGAGATTCAGACGCTGCGCGCGCTCGGACTCGGGTCCGGACGCACCACCGCCGAAGTGTACTCCTTCCTCGCGCCGCTGGTCGATGCCGTCTCGGCGCTCGGCGTCCCGCTCGACGAGGTGTCGTACGCGTTCGTCCTCGGCGCTATCGGCGTCCTGCTCGTGCTCGAAGCGACGCGGCGAACCCTCGGGACGCTGCTCATGGTCATCGTCTCGACGTTCATCCTCTACGCGCGGTACGCGGGCAACATCCCACAGGACCTGCCGTATCTCGGTATCCTCTCGACGCCGTCGGCGTCGTGGGACTCGGTCATCCAGAACCTCTGGTACAACACCGCCAACGGCGTCTTCGGCGTCCCCGTCGAGGTGAGTGTCCGCTACATCTACATCTTCGTCCTCTTCGGGGCGTTCCTGGAGATGAGCGGCGCGGGCCAGTGGTTCATCGACCTCGCGTACTCGATGACCGGCTCTCGGAAGGGCGGCCCGGCGAAGGCGAGCATCCTCTCCAGCGGCTTCATGGGAACCATCAGCGGTTCCTCCATCGCCAACACCGTCACCACGGGCGCGTTCACCATCCCGCTGATGAAGCGCTCGGGCTACCGGCCGGAGTTCGCCGGCGGCGTCGAAGCCTCCGCCTCCTCCGGCGGGCAGATTCTCCCGCCGGTGATGGGCGCGGCGGCGTTCCTCATCGTCGAGTTCGTCGGCGTCTCCTACGACACCGTCATCGTCGCCGCGGCGATACCCGCCATCGTCTTCTTCTTCGGCGTCTGGGTGATGGTCCACCTCGAAGCGTCGCGCGAGGGCATCGGAGGCGTCGACCCCTCCGAACTCGTCGCCGTCGGCAGTCACCTGCGGAGCGGCTGGTACTACCTCGCACCTATCGCGCTGCTGCTCGTCTACCTCATCGGCATTCGCTACTCCGTGTCGCGGTCGGCGTGGTACACCATCGTCGCCATCATCGCGCTCATAGCGCTCGTCGCCACCTACAACGAACGGACGCGCGTCCCGCTGCTCGGCACCATCGCCGCGCTGTTCGCTGCCGAGGCAGTCGCGCGCCTACTGACAGGGGCGGGCATCGTCGGCGCGATGACCGGCGCGGGAACCGGCGGGATGGCCCCCCGCGCCGCGCTCGACGCGGCGGCCGGACAGCTCGGCACCATCATCATTCTCGTGAGCGCGGCGTTCCTCCTCGCGCGGCCGCGCGCCGCCTCGCCGCTTCTGGAGTACGACCCCGCCGTCGACGAGTCCGCCGCGAAAACCGCCGACGCGTTCGGCCGCCGCTCGCTCGCCGACAACAACGCCTACCGCTTCGGGACGTTCATCCTGAAGTCGATGGAGTCGGGCGCGCGCACCGCGACGGTAGTCGTCGTCGCCGTCGCCGCCGCGGGCGTCATCCCCGGCGTCATCAGCGTCTCCGGTCTCGGTCCGAACCTCGTCGCGCTCATCGAGGCCGTCTCCGGCGGGTCGCTCATCTTGCTGCTGCTCATCACCGCCATCTCCTCTATCATCCTCGGGATGGGGATGCCGACGACGGTGACGTACATCATCCTCGTCGCGCTGCTCGGCGGCGCGATCTCCGAGCTCGCGAACATCCCGCTGCTCGCGGCGCACCTCTTTATCCTCTACTTCGGCGTCATCGCCGACATCACGCCGCCGGTCGCGGTCGCGGCGTACGCCGCCTCCGGCGTGGCGAAGTCCGACCCGTTCAAGACGGGCGTCGAGGCGTTCACGCTCTCGTTGAACAAGGCGGTCGTCCCGTTCGCGTTCGTCTTCTCGCCCGGCATCCTGCTCATCCGCGGCCAGAGCACCGAACAGTACCACATCATCAACTTCGCTGATGTCGCCGACCTCGGCTACTTCGTCCCCGAGGTGGTCGTCCCCATCGTCGGGCTGTTCCTCGGCGTGTTCGCGCTCGGCCCGACCATCATCGGCTACCTCTACTCGCCCGTCGGCAGCGTCGAGCGCTCGCTGTTCGCCCTCTCCTCGATTCTGCTCATGGCACCGCAGATGCTCTTGAATCCGCTGTTCACGATTCTCTCCGGGGCCGGGATGAGCGTCGGCGTCGAGATACTGACGCTCGACCTGCTGCTCCGTCTCGTCGGCGGCGTGCTGTTGGGAGCGCTGACGCTACGGAACCGACGGCAGATGGATGGCGCGCGCGCCGAACCGTCGTCGTCGGCGACGACGACCGACTGA
- a CDS encoding NAD(P)/FAD-dependent oxidoreductase: MTERDEAYEAIVVGGGIVGASTAYHLTREGVDTLLVDRRDEGRATDAGAGILSAATSSRGSDSVWFDFATTAVDYYDELVAALEAAQDGPHGYAKRGLLNVAFDAEEAEQYDEVLDRIRERQASGEPPAEGTVHELTTAEARERFPPLGETERAFYYDDAARVDGQTFEGALRRAGEAHGLDTLEASVESLVLDGGEVRGVAVDGNEIAADAVVVAGGAWSNAFGAQLGVEIPVEPQRGQIVHLDLDADTEGWPIVSPYRHKYMVSWDDGRVAVGATRETGAGFQPKTTVEGLHDVFGEVLRVAPGLADASLREVRVGLRPLAEDGLPVLGEVPGVDGAFLAAGHGPTGLQLGPYSGKLVADAVRGEDVAGELEPFGVERF, translated from the coding sequence ATGACCGAACGAGACGAGGCGTACGAGGCCATCGTCGTCGGCGGCGGCATCGTCGGCGCGTCGACCGCCTACCACCTCACCCGCGAGGGTGTCGACACGCTGCTCGTCGACCGACGCGACGAGGGCAGAGCGACCGACGCGGGCGCGGGCATCCTCTCGGCGGCGACGAGCAGTCGCGGCAGCGACAGCGTCTGGTTCGACTTCGCGACGACGGCCGTCGACTACTACGACGAACTCGTCGCGGCGCTAGAAGCGGCGCAGGACGGCCCGCACGGCTACGCGAAGCGGGGGCTTCTGAACGTCGCGTTCGACGCCGAGGAGGCCGAACAGTACGACGAGGTGCTCGACCGCATCCGCGAGCGACAGGCGAGCGGCGAACCGCCCGCCGAGGGGACGGTTCACGAACTCACCACCGCGGAGGCGCGCGAGCGCTTCCCGCCGCTCGGCGAGACGGAGCGCGCGTTCTACTACGACGACGCCGCCCGCGTCGACGGACAGACGTTCGAGGGAGCGCTCCGCCGGGCCGGCGAGGCGCACGGACTCGACACGCTGGAGGCGAGCGTCGAGTCGCTCGTCCTCGACGGCGGCGAGGTTCGCGGCGTCGCCGTCGATGGAAACGAAATCGCCGCCGACGCCGTCGTCGTCGCGGGCGGCGCGTGGTCGAACGCCTTCGGCGCGCAGTTGGGCGTCGAGATCCCGGTCGAACCCCAGCGCGGCCAGATCGTTCACCTCGACCTCGACGCCGACACGGAGGGCTGGCCCATCGTCAGCCCCTACCGACACAAGTACATGGTGTCGTGGGACGACGGCCGCGTCGCCGTCGGCGCGACCCGCGAGACGGGTGCAGGATTCCAGCCGAAGACGACCGTCGAGGGACTCCACGACGTGTTCGGCGAGGTTCTTCGCGTCGCGCCGGGGCTCGCCGACGCCTCGCTTCGGGAGGTGCGGGTGGGGCTTCGACCGCTCGCCGAGGACGGGCTGCCCGTGCTGGGCGAGGTGCCCGGCGTCGACGGGGCGTTTCTGGCGGCGGGCCACGGCCCGACCGGTCTACAGCTGGGTCCATACAGCGGGAAACTCGTCGCCGACGCGGTCCGCGGCGAGGACGTGGCCGGGGAACTCGAACCGTTCGGGGTCGAGCGGTTCTGA
- a CDS encoding IMPACT family protein, with the protein MTDAYRTVAGRASAQFEVRGSEFIGYVAPADGVDAAEAFVAEIEEKHPDATHNVPAYRVPAGPASASNPGDVMLREYQSDDGEPTGSSGKPALNVLVQQDIRNVVAVVTRYYGGTNLGVGGLARSYSRAVKEAVEAAGVVEELPHETFSVEVEYDDSGTVRGILESTGVEFDAAYEESVSFEVRVPVDDADALRERLRNATSGRVGIGK; encoded by the coding sequence ATGACCGACGCCTATCGCACCGTCGCCGGGCGGGCGAGCGCGCAGTTCGAGGTGAGGGGTTCGGAGTTCATCGGCTACGTCGCCCCCGCCGACGGCGTCGACGCCGCGGAGGCGTTTGTCGCCGAAATCGAGGAGAAGCACCCCGATGCCACCCACAACGTCCCCGCCTACCGCGTCCCCGCCGGTCCCGCATCGGCGTCGAACCCGGGCGACGTGATGCTCCGCGAGTACCAGAGCGACGACGGCGAACCGACCGGGTCGTCGGGCAAGCCGGCGCTGAACGTGCTCGTCCAGCAGGACATCAGGAACGTCGTCGCCGTCGTGACGCGCTACTACGGGGGGACGAACCTCGGCGTCGGCGGCCTCGCACGGTCGTACTCCCGCGCGGTCAAGGAGGCCGTCGAGGCGGCGGGCGTCGTCGAGGAACTGCCCCACGAGACGTTCTCCGTGGAGGTCGAGTACGACGATTCAGGCACCGTTCGGGGGATTTTGGAGAGCACAGGCGTCGAGTTCGACGCCGCGTACGAAGAGAGCGTGAGCTTCGAGGTCCGCGTCCCGGTCGACGACGCCGACGCGCTTCGGGAGCGACTGCGCAACGCGACGAGCGGGCGGGTCGGAATCGGGAAGTGA
- a CDS encoding ACT domain-containing protein, translating into MFDEIMEKFEGSPSQQAVIRLLLERGFSVNDEGRVVSGGIEIPNTQIAREIGVDRRVIDSTTEAILDDDDLRPIFQNISAIPSLLSLAPVLDLAALTVEVGDADEPGIVASITSLLADEGISIRQTVSEDPEFTDEPKLYIVTDEPIPGALLNEISALPFVRRISLA; encoded by the coding sequence ATGTTCGACGAAATCATGGAGAAGTTCGAGGGGAGTCCGAGCCAGCAGGCGGTCATCCGCCTGCTCCTCGAACGCGGCTTCTCGGTCAACGACGAGGGACGCGTCGTCTCCGGCGGCATCGAGATTCCGAACACGCAGATCGCCCGCGAAATCGGCGTCGACCGCCGCGTCATCGACTCGACGACCGAGGCGATTCTCGACGACGACGACCTCCGACCCATCTTCCAGAACATCAGCGCGATTCCGAGTCTGTTGAGCCTCGCGCCGGTGCTCGATTTGGCCGCGCTCACGGTCGAAGTCGGCGACGCCGACGAACCGGGTATCGTCGCGTCAATCACGTCGCTGCTCGCCGACGAGGGCATCAGCATTCGTCAGACCGTCAGCGAGGACCCCGAGTTCACCGACGAGCCGAAACTGTACATCGTCACCGACGAGCCGATTCCGGGAGCGTTGCTCAACGAGATTTCGGCGCTCCCGTTCGTCCGCCGCATCAGTCTGGCCTGA
- a CDS encoding putative glycolipid-binding domain-containing protein, which produces MNDVLWEPDDGVGLEHLRYETGPLSAESVVLSGRDGERFRFRYALDCDADGRVRSVSVDSFDGDATLRLLTDGDGRWTDADGAPIPELDGCLDADISGTPFTNALPIRRLDLAAGESATLSMVYVSVPSLAVSKVRQQYTCLAPVDADGGRFRYESLTSGFSAEIPVDSDGVVRDYPNLFRRID; this is translated from the coding sequence ATGAACGACGTGCTGTGGGAACCCGACGACGGCGTCGGACTCGAACATCTGCGATACGAAACAGGGCCGCTATCGGCCGAGTCGGTCGTCCTCAGCGGCCGTGACGGCGAGCGCTTCCGATTCCGGTACGCGCTCGACTGCGACGCCGATGGACGAGTTCGCTCGGTGTCAGTCGACTCCTTCGACGGCGACGCGACTCTCCGCCTCCTCACGGACGGCGACGGCCGGTGGACCGACGCCGACGGCGCGCCGATTCCCGAACTCGACGGGTGTCTGGACGCCGACATCTCCGGGACGCCGTTCACGAACGCGCTCCCGATTCGCCGTCTAGACCTCGCCGCCGGCGAGTCGGCGACGCTCTCGATGGTGTACGTCTCGGTTCCGTCGCTGGCGGTGTCGAAGGTGCGGCAACAGTACACCTGTCTCGCCCCTGTCGACGCCGACGGCGGCCGCTTCCGCTACGAGAGCCTGACGAGTGGCTTCTCGGCCGAGATTCCGGTCGATTCCGATGGAGTCGTCCGCGACTACCCGAACCTGTTCCGGCGAATCGACTGA
- the hisB gene encoding imidazoleglycerol-phosphate dehydratase HisB, which yields MSDRTASVFRETAETTIDLTLAVDGTGDADVDTGIGFFDHMLTAFAKHGLFDLDVECDGDLHVDDHHTVEDVAIVLGEAFADALGDKCGIGRYADRRVPLDEAVVGVVVDVSGRPHFEFDGEFSQDRIGDFSSDMARHFAYSLAMNAGLTLHVDVERGVNAHHEVEALFKALTRALDDATRIDERRADDTPSTKGEL from the coding sequence ATGAGCGACCGTACCGCCTCCGTGTTCCGCGAGACGGCGGAGACCACCATCGACCTCACGCTCGCCGTTGACGGCACCGGCGACGCCGACGTCGACACCGGTATCGGCTTCTTCGACCACATGCTGACCGCGTTCGCCAAACACGGCCTCTTCGACCTCGACGTGGAGTGCGACGGCGACCTCCACGTCGACGACCACCACACCGTCGAGGACGTCGCTATCGTCCTCGGCGAGGCGTTCGCCGACGCCCTCGGCGACAAGTGCGGTATCGGCCGCTACGCCGACCGCAGAGTCCCCCTAGACGAGGCCGTCGTCGGCGTCGTCGTCGACGTGAGCGGTCGGCCGCACTTCGAGTTCGACGGCGAGTTCTCGCAGGACCGAATCGGCGATTTTTCGAGCGACATGGCGCGGCACTTCGCGTACTCGCTGGCGATGAACGCGGGCCTGACGCTCCACGTCGACGTCGAGCGCGGCGTCAACGCCCACCACGAGGTGGAGGCGCTGTTCAAGGCGCTCACTCGGGCGCTGGACGACGCGACCCGCATCGACGAGCGCCGCGCCGACGACACGCCGAGCACGAAGGGCGAGTTGTAA
- the hisA gene encoding 1-(5-phosphoribosyl)-5-[(5-phosphoribosylamino)methylideneamino]imidazole-4-carboxamide isomerase: MTQFSEFEVVPAVDVQDGEVVQLVQGERGTEKRYGDPVEAARRWVDEGAKTLHLVDLDGAFEGQRENAAAIEAIVEATDVDVQVGGGIRTAADAIALLDGGVDRVILGTAAVENPDIVVDIDEEYPASVMVSLDAKDGEVVVSGWTEGTGLDPAEAAVRYEKLGAGAILFTDVDVEGQLEGVKADRVRRIADAVEIPVVASGGVATVEDVRTLREAGAAAVVVGTALYEGQFTLREAMSA; this comes from the coding sequence ATGACACAGTTCTCCGAGTTCGAGGTCGTACCGGCCGTCGACGTGCAGGACGGCGAAGTCGTCCAACTCGTACAGGGCGAGCGCGGCACCGAGAAGCGCTACGGCGACCCCGTCGAGGCGGCGCGGCGCTGGGTCGACGAGGGGGCGAAGACGCTCCATCTCGTCGACCTCGACGGCGCGTTCGAGGGGCAGCGCGAGAACGCCGCAGCCATCGAGGCCATCGTGGAGGCGACGGACGTCGACGTGCAGGTCGGCGGCGGCATCCGGACCGCGGCGGACGCGATAGCGCTCCTCGACGGCGGCGTCGACCGGGTCATCCTCGGTACGGCGGCCGTCGAGAACCCCGACATCGTCGTCGACATCGACGAGGAGTACCCGGCGTCGGTGATGGTGAGCCTCGACGCGAAAGACGGCGAAGTCGTCGTCTCGGGGTGGACCGAGGGAACCGGTCTCGACCCGGCGGAGGCGGCGGTCCGCTACGAGAAACTGGGCGCGGGCGCGATTCTGTTCACCGATGTCGACGTCGAGGGGCAGTTAGAAGGCGTGAAAGCGGATCGAGTGCGACGAATCGCCGACGCCGTCGAGATTCCGGTCGTCGCCAGCGGCGGCGTCGCGACGGTCGAGGACGTACGGACGCTCCGCGAGGCGGGCGCGGCGGCCGTCGTCGTCGGAACGGCGCTGTACGAAGGACAGTTCACGCTCCGCGAGGCGATGTCGGCGTAG